In Marmota flaviventris isolate mMarFla1 chromosome 17, mMarFla1.hap1, whole genome shotgun sequence, a single genomic region encodes these proteins:
- the Ggnbp2 gene encoding gametogenetin-binding protein 2 isoform X5, whose amino-acid sequence MARLVAVCRDGEEEFPFERRQIPLYIDDTLTMVMEFPDNVLNLDGHQNNGAQLKQFIQRHSMLKQQDLSIAMVVTSREVLSALSQLVPCVGCRRSVERLFSQLVESGNPALEPLTVGPKGVLSVTRSCMTDAKKLYTLFYVHGSKLNDMIDAIPKSKKNKRCQLHSLDTHKPKPLGGCWMDVWELMSQECRDEVVLIDSSCLLETLETYLRKHRFCTDCKNKVLRAYNILIGELDCSKEKGYCAALYEGLRCCPHERHIHVCCETDFIAHLLGRAEPEFAGGRRERHAKTIDIAQEEVLTCLGIHLYERLHRIWQKLRAEEQTWQMLFYLGVDALRKSFEMTVEKVQGISRLEQLCEEFSEEERVRELKQEKKRQKRKNRRKNKCVCDIPTPLQTADEKEVSPEKEADFIENSCKACGSTEDGNSCVEVIVTNENTSCTCPSSGNLLGSPKIKKGISPHCNGSDCGYSSSMEGSETGSREGSDVACTEGICNHDEHGDDSCVHHCEDKEDDGDSCVECWANSEENNTKGKNKKKKKKSKLLKCDEHIQKLGSCITDPGNRETSGNTVHTVFHRDKTKDAHPESCCSAEKGGQPLPWCEHRKNVPQFAEPTEMLFGPDSGKGAKSLVELLDESECTSDEEIFISQDEIQSFMANNQSFYSNREQYRQHLKEKFNKYCRLNDHKRPICSGWLTTAGAN is encoded by the exons ATGGCGCGACTGGTGGCAGTGTGCAGGGACGGGGAGGAGGAGTTCCCCTTCGAGAGGAGGCAGATTCCCCTCTACATAGACGACACACTCACG aTGGTGATGGAGTTTCCTGACAATGTGTTAAATCTCGATGGGCATCAGAATAATGGTGCACAACTAAAGCAGTTCATTCAg cgACACAGTATGCTTAAGCAACAAGATCTAAGTATTGCCATGGTTGTAACATCACGTGAAGTCTTGAGTGCACTTTCTCAGCTTGTCCCATGTGTTGGTTGTCGTCGCAGTGTGGAGCGCCTCTTTTCCCAGCTTGTAGAGTCTGGAAATCCTGCCCTTGAACCCCTGACAGTAGGACCCAAGGGAGTCCTATCTGTAACTCGAAGCTGCATGACTGATGCAAAGAAgctatatacattattttatgtaCATGG gtCCAAACTAAATGACATGATAGATGCTATTCCAAAAAGTAAGAAGAACAAGAGATGTCAGTTGCACTCCTTAGATACGCACAAACCAAAACCTTTGGG AGGTTGTTGGATGGATGTATGGGAACTAATGTCCCAAGAATGCAGGGATGAAGTAGTTTTAATTGACTCTAGTTGTCTTTTAGAAACACTAGAAACATATCTGCGAAAACACAG GTTTTGCACTGATTGCAAAAATAAAGTCCTTCGCGCATACAATATCCTTATTGGTGAGCTTGATTGCAGCAAAGAAAAGGGCTACTGTGCTGCACTTTATGAAGGCTTGCGGTGCTGTCCACATGAGCGACACATACATGTTTGCTGTGAAACAGACTTCATTGCTCATCTTTTGGGTCGTGCCGAGCCAGAGTTCGCAGGAGG gCGAAGAGAAAGGCATGCTAAGACAATAGATATAGCTCAAGAAGAAGTTCTAACTTGCTTGGGAATTCATCTTTATGAAAGATTGCATCGAATCTGGCAAAAATTACGGGCAGAAGAACAGACATGGCAGATGCTTTTCTATCTTGGTGTTGATGCTTTACGCAAAAGCTTTGAG atgaCTGTGGAAAAAGTACAGGGTATTAGCCGCTTGGAACAACTCTGTGAGGAATTTTCAGAAGAGGAACGAGTAAGAGAACTCAAGCAAGAAAAGAAACGCCAAAAACGGAAGAATAGACGAAAAAATAAGTGTGTATGTGATATTCCTACTCCTTTACAAACAGCAGATGAAAAGGAAGTAAGCCCAGAGAAG GAAGCAGACTTCATAGAAAATAGCTGCAAAGCCTGTGGCAGCACTGAAGATGGTAATAGTTGTGTAGAAGTAATTGTTACCAACGAAAATACATCATGTACCTGTCCTAGCAGTGGCAATCTTTTGGGGTcccctaaaataaaaaaag gCATATCTCCACACTGTAATGGTAGTGATTGTGGATATTCATCTAGCATGGAGGGGAGTGAAACAGGTTCCCGGGAGGGTTCAGATGTTGCCTGCACTGAAGGCATTTGTAATCATGATGAACACG GTGATGACTCCTGTGTTCATCACTGTGAAGACAAAGAAGATGATGGTGATAGTTGCGTTGAATGTTGGGCAAATTCCGAAGAGAacaacacaaaaggaaaaaataaaaagaagaaaaagaaaagcaagttgTTGAAATGTGATGAACAT ATCCAAAAGCTTGGAAGCTGTATTACAGATCCAGGTAATCGAGAGACCTCAGGAAATACCGTGCACACAGTGTTTCACCGCGACAAGACCAAAGATGCACATCCTGAAAGCTGTTGCAGTGCTGAAAAGGGTGGGCAGCCACTGCCTTGGTGTGAGCATAGGAAAAATGTACCACAGTTTGCAGAACCCACAGAAATGTTGTTTGGTCCTGATTCCGGAAAAGGTGCCAAGAGCTTAGTTGAACTCCTT GATGAGTCTGAATGTACTTCAGATGAGGAAATCTTTATCTCACAAGATGAAATACAGTCATTTATGGCTAATAATCAGTCTTTCTACAGCAATAGAGAACAATACCGACAGCATCTGAAGGAGAAATTTAACAAATACTGCCGCTTAAATGACCACAAGAGGCCCATTTGTAGTGGCTGGTTGACAACGGCTGgagcaaattaa
- the Ggnbp2 gene encoding gametogenetin-binding protein 2 isoform X4: MARLVAVCRDGEEEFPFERRQIPLYIDDTLTMVMEFPDNVLNLDGHQNNGAQLKQFIQRHSMLKQQDLSIAMVVTSREVLSALSQLVPCVGCRRSVERLFSQLVESGNPALEPLTVGPKGVLSVTRSCMTDAKKLYTLFYVHGSKLNDMIDAIPKSKKNKRCQLHSLDTHKPKPLGGCWMDVWELMSQECRDEVVLIDSSCLLETLETYLRKHRFCTDCKNKVLRAYNILIGELDCSKEKGYCAALYEGLRCCPHERHIHVCCETDFIAHLLGRAEPEFAGGYERRERHAKTIDIAQEEVLTCLGIHLYERLHRIWQKLRAEEQTWQMLFYLGVDALRKSFEMTVEKVQGISRLEQLCEEFSEEERVRELKQEKKRQKRKNRRKNKCVCDIPTPLQTADEKEVSPEKEADFIENSCKACGSTEDGNSCVEVIVTNENTSCTCPSSGNLLGSPKIKKGISPHCNGSDCGYSSSMEGSETGSREGSDVACTEGICNHDEHGDDSCVHHCEDKEDDGDSCVECWANSEENNTKGKNKKKKKKSKLLKCDEHIQKLGSCITDPGNRETSGNTVHTVFHRDKTKDAHPESCCSAEKGGQPLPWCEHRKNVPQFAEPTEMLFGPDSGKGAKSLVELLDESECTSDEEIFISQDEIQSFMANNQSFYSNREQYRQHLKEKFNKYCRLNDHKRPICSGWLTTAGAN, translated from the exons ATGGCGCGACTGGTGGCAGTGTGCAGGGACGGGGAGGAGGAGTTCCCCTTCGAGAGGAGGCAGATTCCCCTCTACATAGACGACACACTCACG aTGGTGATGGAGTTTCCTGACAATGTGTTAAATCTCGATGGGCATCAGAATAATGGTGCACAACTAAAGCAGTTCATTCAg cgACACAGTATGCTTAAGCAACAAGATCTAAGTATTGCCATGGTTGTAACATCACGTGAAGTCTTGAGTGCACTTTCTCAGCTTGTCCCATGTGTTGGTTGTCGTCGCAGTGTGGAGCGCCTCTTTTCCCAGCTTGTAGAGTCTGGAAATCCTGCCCTTGAACCCCTGACAGTAGGACCCAAGGGAGTCCTATCTGTAACTCGAAGCTGCATGACTGATGCAAAGAAgctatatacattattttatgtaCATGG gtCCAAACTAAATGACATGATAGATGCTATTCCAAAAAGTAAGAAGAACAAGAGATGTCAGTTGCACTCCTTAGATACGCACAAACCAAAACCTTTGGG AGGTTGTTGGATGGATGTATGGGAACTAATGTCCCAAGAATGCAGGGATGAAGTAGTTTTAATTGACTCTAGTTGTCTTTTAGAAACACTAGAAACATATCTGCGAAAACACAG GTTTTGCACTGATTGCAAAAATAAAGTCCTTCGCGCATACAATATCCTTATTGGTGAGCTTGATTGCAGCAAAGAAAAGGGCTACTGTGCTGCACTTTATGAAGGCTTGCGGTGCTGTCCACATGAGCGACACATACATGTTTGCTGTGAAACAGACTTCATTGCTCATCTTTTGGGTCGTGCCGAGCCAGAGTTCGCAGGAGGGTATGA gCGAAGAGAAAGGCATGCTAAGACAATAGATATAGCTCAAGAAGAAGTTCTAACTTGCTTGGGAATTCATCTTTATGAAAGATTGCATCGAATCTGGCAAAAATTACGGGCAGAAGAACAGACATGGCAGATGCTTTTCTATCTTGGTGTTGATGCTTTACGCAAAAGCTTTGAG atgaCTGTGGAAAAAGTACAGGGTATTAGCCGCTTGGAACAACTCTGTGAGGAATTTTCAGAAGAGGAACGAGTAAGAGAACTCAAGCAAGAAAAGAAACGCCAAAAACGGAAGAATAGACGAAAAAATAAGTGTGTATGTGATATTCCTACTCCTTTACAAACAGCAGATGAAAAGGAAGTAAGCCCAGAGAAG GAAGCAGACTTCATAGAAAATAGCTGCAAAGCCTGTGGCAGCACTGAAGATGGTAATAGTTGTGTAGAAGTAATTGTTACCAACGAAAATACATCATGTACCTGTCCTAGCAGTGGCAATCTTTTGGGGTcccctaaaataaaaaaag gCATATCTCCACACTGTAATGGTAGTGATTGTGGATATTCATCTAGCATGGAGGGGAGTGAAACAGGTTCCCGGGAGGGTTCAGATGTTGCCTGCACTGAAGGCATTTGTAATCATGATGAACACG GTGATGACTCCTGTGTTCATCACTGTGAAGACAAAGAAGATGATGGTGATAGTTGCGTTGAATGTTGGGCAAATTCCGAAGAGAacaacacaaaaggaaaaaataaaaagaagaaaaagaaaagcaagttgTTGAAATGTGATGAACAT ATCCAAAAGCTTGGAAGCTGTATTACAGATCCAGGTAATCGAGAGACCTCAGGAAATACCGTGCACACAGTGTTTCACCGCGACAAGACCAAAGATGCACATCCTGAAAGCTGTTGCAGTGCTGAAAAGGGTGGGCAGCCACTGCCTTGGTGTGAGCATAGGAAAAATGTACCACAGTTTGCAGAACCCACAGAAATGTTGTTTGGTCCTGATTCCGGAAAAGGTGCCAAGAGCTTAGTTGAACTCCTT GATGAGTCTGAATGTACTTCAGATGAGGAAATCTTTATCTCACAAGATGAAATACAGTCATTTATGGCTAATAATCAGTCTTTCTACAGCAATAGAGAACAATACCGACAGCATCTGAAGGAGAAATTTAACAAATACTGCCGCTTAAATGACCACAAGAGGCCCATTTGTAGTGGCTGGTTGACAACGGCTGgagcaaattaa
- the Ggnbp2 gene encoding gametogenetin-binding protein 2 isoform X2 yields the protein MARLVAVCRDGEEEFPFERRQIPLYIDDTLTMVMEFPDNVLNLDGHQNNGAQLKQFIQRHSMLKQQDLSIAMVVTSREVLSALSQLVPCVGCRRSVERLFSQLVESGNPALEPLTVGPKGVLSVTRSCMTDAKKLYTLFYVHGSKLNDMIDAIPKSKKNKRCQLHSLDTHKPKPLGEGSSSSVSSEKLSTDKRSSEDHRKDSKCRIIFHYGPFQGTARGCWMDVWELMSQECRDEVVLIDSSCLLETLETYLRKHRFCTDCKNKVLRAYNILIGELDCSKEKGYCAALYEGLRCCPHERHIHVCCETDFIAHLLGRAEPEFAGGRRERHAKTIDIAQEEVLTCLGIHLYERLHRIWQKLRAEEQTWQMLFYLGVDALRKSFEMTVEKVQGISRLEQLCEEFSEEERVRELKQEKKRQKRKNRRKNKCVCDIPTPLQTADEKEVSPEKEADFIENSCKACGSTEDGNSCVEVIVTNENTSCTCPSSGNLLGSPKIKKGISPHCNGSDCGYSSSMEGSETGSREGSDVACTEGICNHDEHGDDSCVHHCEDKEDDGDSCVECWANSEENNTKGKNKKKKKKSKLLKCDEHIQKLGSCITDPGNRETSGNTVHTVFHRDKTKDAHPESCCSAEKGGQPLPWCEHRKNVPQFAEPTEMLFGPDSGKGAKSLVELLDESECTSDEEIFISQDEIQSFMANNQSFYSNREQYRQHLKEKFNKYCRLNDHKRPICSGWLTTAGAN from the exons ATGGCGCGACTGGTGGCAGTGTGCAGGGACGGGGAGGAGGAGTTCCCCTTCGAGAGGAGGCAGATTCCCCTCTACATAGACGACACACTCACG aTGGTGATGGAGTTTCCTGACAATGTGTTAAATCTCGATGGGCATCAGAATAATGGTGCACAACTAAAGCAGTTCATTCAg cgACACAGTATGCTTAAGCAACAAGATCTAAGTATTGCCATGGTTGTAACATCACGTGAAGTCTTGAGTGCACTTTCTCAGCTTGTCCCATGTGTTGGTTGTCGTCGCAGTGTGGAGCGCCTCTTTTCCCAGCTTGTAGAGTCTGGAAATCCTGCCCTTGAACCCCTGACAGTAGGACCCAAGGGAGTCCTATCTGTAACTCGAAGCTGCATGACTGATGCAAAGAAgctatatacattattttatgtaCATGG gtCCAAACTAAATGACATGATAGATGCTATTCCAAAAAGTAAGAAGAACAAGAGATGTCAGTTGCACTCCTTAGATACGCACAAACCAAAACCTTTGGG TGAAGGGAGCAGTAGCAGTGTcagttcagagaagttaagtacaGATAAGAGAAGTAGTGAAGACCACAGGAAGGACAGCAAGTGTAGGATCATTTTCCATTATGGACCTTTCCAGGGAACAGCCAG AGGTTGTTGGATGGATGTATGGGAACTAATGTCCCAAGAATGCAGGGATGAAGTAGTTTTAATTGACTCTAGTTGTCTTTTAGAAACACTAGAAACATATCTGCGAAAACACAG GTTTTGCACTGATTGCAAAAATAAAGTCCTTCGCGCATACAATATCCTTATTGGTGAGCTTGATTGCAGCAAAGAAAAGGGCTACTGTGCTGCACTTTATGAAGGCTTGCGGTGCTGTCCACATGAGCGACACATACATGTTTGCTGTGAAACAGACTTCATTGCTCATCTTTTGGGTCGTGCCGAGCCAGAGTTCGCAGGAGG gCGAAGAGAAAGGCATGCTAAGACAATAGATATAGCTCAAGAAGAAGTTCTAACTTGCTTGGGAATTCATCTTTATGAAAGATTGCATCGAATCTGGCAAAAATTACGGGCAGAAGAACAGACATGGCAGATGCTTTTCTATCTTGGTGTTGATGCTTTACGCAAAAGCTTTGAG atgaCTGTGGAAAAAGTACAGGGTATTAGCCGCTTGGAACAACTCTGTGAGGAATTTTCAGAAGAGGAACGAGTAAGAGAACTCAAGCAAGAAAAGAAACGCCAAAAACGGAAGAATAGACGAAAAAATAAGTGTGTATGTGATATTCCTACTCCTTTACAAACAGCAGATGAAAAGGAAGTAAGCCCAGAGAAG GAAGCAGACTTCATAGAAAATAGCTGCAAAGCCTGTGGCAGCACTGAAGATGGTAATAGTTGTGTAGAAGTAATTGTTACCAACGAAAATACATCATGTACCTGTCCTAGCAGTGGCAATCTTTTGGGGTcccctaaaataaaaaaag gCATATCTCCACACTGTAATGGTAGTGATTGTGGATATTCATCTAGCATGGAGGGGAGTGAAACAGGTTCCCGGGAGGGTTCAGATGTTGCCTGCACTGAAGGCATTTGTAATCATGATGAACACG GTGATGACTCCTGTGTTCATCACTGTGAAGACAAAGAAGATGATGGTGATAGTTGCGTTGAATGTTGGGCAAATTCCGAAGAGAacaacacaaaaggaaaaaataaaaagaagaaaaagaaaagcaagttgTTGAAATGTGATGAACAT ATCCAAAAGCTTGGAAGCTGTATTACAGATCCAGGTAATCGAGAGACCTCAGGAAATACCGTGCACACAGTGTTTCACCGCGACAAGACCAAAGATGCACATCCTGAAAGCTGTTGCAGTGCTGAAAAGGGTGGGCAGCCACTGCCTTGGTGTGAGCATAGGAAAAATGTACCACAGTTTGCAGAACCCACAGAAATGTTGTTTGGTCCTGATTCCGGAAAAGGTGCCAAGAGCTTAGTTGAACTCCTT GATGAGTCTGAATGTACTTCAGATGAGGAAATCTTTATCTCACAAGATGAAATACAGTCATTTATGGCTAATAATCAGTCTTTCTACAGCAATAGAGAACAATACCGACAGCATCTGAAGGAGAAATTTAACAAATACTGCCGCTTAAATGACCACAAGAGGCCCATTTGTAGTGGCTGGTTGACAACGGCTGgagcaaattaa
- the Ggnbp2 gene encoding gametogenetin-binding protein 2 isoform X3, with translation MARLVAVCRDGEEEFPFERRQIPLYIDDTLTMVMEFPDNVLNLDGHQNNGAQLKQFIQRHSMLKQQDLSIAMVVTSREVLSALSQLVPCVGCRRSVERLFSQLVESGNPALEPLTVGPKGVLSVTRSCMTDAKKLYTLFYVHGSKLNDMIDAIPKSKKNKRCQLHSLDTHKPKPLGEGSSSSVSSEKLSTDKRSSEDHRKDSKCRIIFHYGPFQGTARGCWMDVWELMSQECRDEVVLIDSSCLLETLETYLRKHRFCTDCKNKVLRAYNILIGELDCSKEKGYCAALYEGLRCCPHERHIHVCCETDFIAHLLGRAEPEFAGGYERRERHAKTIDIAQEEVLTCLGIHLYERLHRIWQKLRAEEQTWQMLFYLGVDALRKSFEMTVEKVQGISRLEQLCEEFSEEERVRELKQEKKRQKRKNRRKNKCEADFIENSCKACGSTEDGNSCVEVIVTNENTSCTCPSSGNLLGSPKIKKGISPHCNGSDCGYSSSMEGSETGSREGSDVACTEGICNHDEHGDDSCVHHCEDKEDDGDSCVECWANSEENNTKGKNKKKKKKSKLLKCDEHIQKLGSCITDPGNRETSGNTVHTVFHRDKTKDAHPESCCSAEKGGQPLPWCEHRKNVPQFAEPTEMLFGPDSGKGAKSLVELLDESECTSDEEIFISQDEIQSFMANNQSFYSNREQYRQHLKEKFNKYCRLNDHKRPICSGWLTTAGAN, from the exons ATGGCGCGACTGGTGGCAGTGTGCAGGGACGGGGAGGAGGAGTTCCCCTTCGAGAGGAGGCAGATTCCCCTCTACATAGACGACACACTCACG aTGGTGATGGAGTTTCCTGACAATGTGTTAAATCTCGATGGGCATCAGAATAATGGTGCACAACTAAAGCAGTTCATTCAg cgACACAGTATGCTTAAGCAACAAGATCTAAGTATTGCCATGGTTGTAACATCACGTGAAGTCTTGAGTGCACTTTCTCAGCTTGTCCCATGTGTTGGTTGTCGTCGCAGTGTGGAGCGCCTCTTTTCCCAGCTTGTAGAGTCTGGAAATCCTGCCCTTGAACCCCTGACAGTAGGACCCAAGGGAGTCCTATCTGTAACTCGAAGCTGCATGACTGATGCAAAGAAgctatatacattattttatgtaCATGG gtCCAAACTAAATGACATGATAGATGCTATTCCAAAAAGTAAGAAGAACAAGAGATGTCAGTTGCACTCCTTAGATACGCACAAACCAAAACCTTTGGG TGAAGGGAGCAGTAGCAGTGTcagttcagagaagttaagtacaGATAAGAGAAGTAGTGAAGACCACAGGAAGGACAGCAAGTGTAGGATCATTTTCCATTATGGACCTTTCCAGGGAACAGCCAG AGGTTGTTGGATGGATGTATGGGAACTAATGTCCCAAGAATGCAGGGATGAAGTAGTTTTAATTGACTCTAGTTGTCTTTTAGAAACACTAGAAACATATCTGCGAAAACACAG GTTTTGCACTGATTGCAAAAATAAAGTCCTTCGCGCATACAATATCCTTATTGGTGAGCTTGATTGCAGCAAAGAAAAGGGCTACTGTGCTGCACTTTATGAAGGCTTGCGGTGCTGTCCACATGAGCGACACATACATGTTTGCTGTGAAACAGACTTCATTGCTCATCTTTTGGGTCGTGCCGAGCCAGAGTTCGCAGGAGGGTATGA gCGAAGAGAAAGGCATGCTAAGACAATAGATATAGCTCAAGAAGAAGTTCTAACTTGCTTGGGAATTCATCTTTATGAAAGATTGCATCGAATCTGGCAAAAATTACGGGCAGAAGAACAGACATGGCAGATGCTTTTCTATCTTGGTGTTGATGCTTTACGCAAAAGCTTTGAG atgaCTGTGGAAAAAGTACAGGGTATTAGCCGCTTGGAACAACTCTGTGAGGAATTTTCAGAAGAGGAACGAGTAAGAGAACTCAAGCAAGAAAAGAAACGCCAAAAACGGAAGAATAGACGAAAAAATAAGTGT GAAGCAGACTTCATAGAAAATAGCTGCAAAGCCTGTGGCAGCACTGAAGATGGTAATAGTTGTGTAGAAGTAATTGTTACCAACGAAAATACATCATGTACCTGTCCTAGCAGTGGCAATCTTTTGGGGTcccctaaaataaaaaaag gCATATCTCCACACTGTAATGGTAGTGATTGTGGATATTCATCTAGCATGGAGGGGAGTGAAACAGGTTCCCGGGAGGGTTCAGATGTTGCCTGCACTGAAGGCATTTGTAATCATGATGAACACG GTGATGACTCCTGTGTTCATCACTGTGAAGACAAAGAAGATGATGGTGATAGTTGCGTTGAATGTTGGGCAAATTCCGAAGAGAacaacacaaaaggaaaaaataaaaagaagaaaaagaaaagcaagttgTTGAAATGTGATGAACAT ATCCAAAAGCTTGGAAGCTGTATTACAGATCCAGGTAATCGAGAGACCTCAGGAAATACCGTGCACACAGTGTTTCACCGCGACAAGACCAAAGATGCACATCCTGAAAGCTGTTGCAGTGCTGAAAAGGGTGGGCAGCCACTGCCTTGGTGTGAGCATAGGAAAAATGTACCACAGTTTGCAGAACCCACAGAAATGTTGTTTGGTCCTGATTCCGGAAAAGGTGCCAAGAGCTTAGTTGAACTCCTT GATGAGTCTGAATGTACTTCAGATGAGGAAATCTTTATCTCACAAGATGAAATACAGTCATTTATGGCTAATAATCAGTCTTTCTACAGCAATAGAGAACAATACCGACAGCATCTGAAGGAGAAATTTAACAAATACTGCCGCTTAAATGACCACAAGAGGCCCATTTGTAGTGGCTGGTTGACAACGGCTGgagcaaattaa
- the Ggnbp2 gene encoding gametogenetin-binding protein 2 isoform X1, whose amino-acid sequence MARLVAVCRDGEEEFPFERRQIPLYIDDTLTMVMEFPDNVLNLDGHQNNGAQLKQFIQRHSMLKQQDLSIAMVVTSREVLSALSQLVPCVGCRRSVERLFSQLVESGNPALEPLTVGPKGVLSVTRSCMTDAKKLYTLFYVHGSKLNDMIDAIPKSKKNKRCQLHSLDTHKPKPLGEGSSSSVSSEKLSTDKRSSEDHRKDSKCRIIFHYGPFQGTARGCWMDVWELMSQECRDEVVLIDSSCLLETLETYLRKHRFCTDCKNKVLRAYNILIGELDCSKEKGYCAALYEGLRCCPHERHIHVCCETDFIAHLLGRAEPEFAGGYERRERHAKTIDIAQEEVLTCLGIHLYERLHRIWQKLRAEEQTWQMLFYLGVDALRKSFEMTVEKVQGISRLEQLCEEFSEEERVRELKQEKKRQKRKNRRKNKCVCDIPTPLQTADEKEVSPEKEADFIENSCKACGSTEDGNSCVEVIVTNENTSCTCPSSGNLLGSPKIKKGISPHCNGSDCGYSSSMEGSETGSREGSDVACTEGICNHDEHGDDSCVHHCEDKEDDGDSCVECWANSEENNTKGKNKKKKKKSKLLKCDEHIQKLGSCITDPGNRETSGNTVHTVFHRDKTKDAHPESCCSAEKGGQPLPWCEHRKNVPQFAEPTEMLFGPDSGKGAKSLVELLDESECTSDEEIFISQDEIQSFMANNQSFYSNREQYRQHLKEKFNKYCRLNDHKRPICSGWLTTAGAN is encoded by the exons ATGGCGCGACTGGTGGCAGTGTGCAGGGACGGGGAGGAGGAGTTCCCCTTCGAGAGGAGGCAGATTCCCCTCTACATAGACGACACACTCACG aTGGTGATGGAGTTTCCTGACAATGTGTTAAATCTCGATGGGCATCAGAATAATGGTGCACAACTAAAGCAGTTCATTCAg cgACACAGTATGCTTAAGCAACAAGATCTAAGTATTGCCATGGTTGTAACATCACGTGAAGTCTTGAGTGCACTTTCTCAGCTTGTCCCATGTGTTGGTTGTCGTCGCAGTGTGGAGCGCCTCTTTTCCCAGCTTGTAGAGTCTGGAAATCCTGCCCTTGAACCCCTGACAGTAGGACCCAAGGGAGTCCTATCTGTAACTCGAAGCTGCATGACTGATGCAAAGAAgctatatacattattttatgtaCATGG gtCCAAACTAAATGACATGATAGATGCTATTCCAAAAAGTAAGAAGAACAAGAGATGTCAGTTGCACTCCTTAGATACGCACAAACCAAAACCTTTGGG TGAAGGGAGCAGTAGCAGTGTcagttcagagaagttaagtacaGATAAGAGAAGTAGTGAAGACCACAGGAAGGACAGCAAGTGTAGGATCATTTTCCATTATGGACCTTTCCAGGGAACAGCCAG AGGTTGTTGGATGGATGTATGGGAACTAATGTCCCAAGAATGCAGGGATGAAGTAGTTTTAATTGACTCTAGTTGTCTTTTAGAAACACTAGAAACATATCTGCGAAAACACAG GTTTTGCACTGATTGCAAAAATAAAGTCCTTCGCGCATACAATATCCTTATTGGTGAGCTTGATTGCAGCAAAGAAAAGGGCTACTGTGCTGCACTTTATGAAGGCTTGCGGTGCTGTCCACATGAGCGACACATACATGTTTGCTGTGAAACAGACTTCATTGCTCATCTTTTGGGTCGTGCCGAGCCAGAGTTCGCAGGAGGGTATGA gCGAAGAGAAAGGCATGCTAAGACAATAGATATAGCTCAAGAAGAAGTTCTAACTTGCTTGGGAATTCATCTTTATGAAAGATTGCATCGAATCTGGCAAAAATTACGGGCAGAAGAACAGACATGGCAGATGCTTTTCTATCTTGGTGTTGATGCTTTACGCAAAAGCTTTGAG atgaCTGTGGAAAAAGTACAGGGTATTAGCCGCTTGGAACAACTCTGTGAGGAATTTTCAGAAGAGGAACGAGTAAGAGAACTCAAGCAAGAAAAGAAACGCCAAAAACGGAAGAATAGACGAAAAAATAAGTGTGTATGTGATATTCCTACTCCTTTACAAACAGCAGATGAAAAGGAAGTAAGCCCAGAGAAG GAAGCAGACTTCATAGAAAATAGCTGCAAAGCCTGTGGCAGCACTGAAGATGGTAATAGTTGTGTAGAAGTAATTGTTACCAACGAAAATACATCATGTACCTGTCCTAGCAGTGGCAATCTTTTGGGGTcccctaaaataaaaaaag gCATATCTCCACACTGTAATGGTAGTGATTGTGGATATTCATCTAGCATGGAGGGGAGTGAAACAGGTTCCCGGGAGGGTTCAGATGTTGCCTGCACTGAAGGCATTTGTAATCATGATGAACACG GTGATGACTCCTGTGTTCATCACTGTGAAGACAAAGAAGATGATGGTGATAGTTGCGTTGAATGTTGGGCAAATTCCGAAGAGAacaacacaaaaggaaaaaataaaaagaagaaaaagaaaagcaagttgTTGAAATGTGATGAACAT ATCCAAAAGCTTGGAAGCTGTATTACAGATCCAGGTAATCGAGAGACCTCAGGAAATACCGTGCACACAGTGTTTCACCGCGACAAGACCAAAGATGCACATCCTGAAAGCTGTTGCAGTGCTGAAAAGGGTGGGCAGCCACTGCCTTGGTGTGAGCATAGGAAAAATGTACCACAGTTTGCAGAACCCACAGAAATGTTGTTTGGTCCTGATTCCGGAAAAGGTGCCAAGAGCTTAGTTGAACTCCTT GATGAGTCTGAATGTACTTCAGATGAGGAAATCTTTATCTCACAAGATGAAATACAGTCATTTATGGCTAATAATCAGTCTTTCTACAGCAATAGAGAACAATACCGACAGCATCTGAAGGAGAAATTTAACAAATACTGCCGCTTAAATGACCACAAGAGGCCCATTTGTAGTGGCTGGTTGACAACGGCTGgagcaaattaa